A single region of the Brassica rapa cultivar Chiifu-401-42 chromosome A03, CAAS_Brap_v3.01, whole genome shotgun sequence genome encodes:
- the LOC103855622 gene encoding ribosomal RNA-processing protein 14 isoform X1, whose protein sequence is MTKSRGTDMAKKKEKVDSESDVSCVAAHQHAEFFDKLIELIPARFYLPDETEKKWFPGLSKAQKARAKRKTTENLKKARRDRLDPEKSGLTTLDLLKQKIEKEKKLSHVVADDDDDDSEEEETDHKKKRRTDSVTYEELRQRLHRKIDELKGGRGGSDRPRSHEKRKKIVPNKRKRESSSVDESKAEDKGKGKLDVEEAAKDLTYGYVKIDDDEEHGKDKKKRRVSKSRELERALKLEAAKKDPEKGEVIAKKHSWQAATSRAAGIKVHDDPKLLKQSIHKEKKRHEKNAEKWKERVEGQQKVRVEKQQKRSGNIAERIEQNKLRKIAKREKKLLRPGFEGRKEGFVNEGGK, encoded by the exons ATGACTAAATCTCGTGGTACTGAT ATGGctaagaagaaggagaaagttGATTCTGAATCGGATGTTAGTTGTGTGGCTGCTCATCAGCATGCTGAGTTTTTCGATAAGCTGATAGAGCTCATCCCTGCGAGATTCTACTTACCTGATGAGACGGAGAAGAAGTGGTTTCCTGGTCTTAGCAAGGCTCAGAAGGCTAGAGCCAAGAGGAAAACTACGGAGAATCTGAAGAAAGCGAGGAGGGATCGGTTGGATCCTGAGAAGTCTGGCTTGACGACTCTTGATTTGCTGAAACAGAAgatagagaaggagaagaagttgAGTCATGTGGTtgcagatgatgatgatgatgacagtGAGGAGGAGGAAACTGATCATAAGAAGAAGCGTAGGACTGATTCTGTTACTTACGAGGAGCTGAGGCAGCGTCTACACCGTAAGATTGATGAGCTTAAAGGTGGTCGTGGAGGTTCAGATAGACCAAGAAGCCAcgaaaagaggaagaagattgtGCCTAATAAGAGAAAGAGGGAGTCAAGTTCTGTGGATGAGAGTAAGGCAGAAGATAAAGGGAAGGGTAAGCTGGATGTGGAAGAGGCTGCTAAGGATCTTACGTACGGTTACGTCAAGATCGATGACGACGAGGAGCACGGAAAGGATAAAAAGAAACGGAGGGTTTCCAAGTCGAGAGAGCTTGAAAGAGCTTTGAAGTTAGAGGCAGCAAAGAAGGATCCAGAAAAGGGCGAAGTGATTGCAAAGAAGCACTCGTGGCAGGCGGCTACAAGCAGAGCAGCTGGTATCAAGGTTCATGACGACCCAAAGCTCCTGAAGCAGAGCATCcacaaggagaagaagaggcacGAGAAGAACGCGGAGAAGTGGAAGGAGAGAGTTGAAGGGCAACAGAAGGTTAGAGTGGAGAAGCAGCAGAAGAGATCAGGGAACATTGCGGAGAGGATTGAACAGAACAAGCTGAGGAAGATCGCAAAGAGGGAGAAGAAGCTTCTTCGTCCTGGCTTTGAAGGCCGCAAAGAAGGGTTTGTGAATGAAGGTGGAAAGTGA
- the LOC103855622 gene encoding ribosomal RNA-processing protein 14 isoform X2, which produces MAKKKEKVDSESDVSCVAAHQHAEFFDKLIELIPARFYLPDETEKKWFPGLSKAQKARAKRKTTENLKKARRDRLDPEKSGLTTLDLLKQKIEKEKKLSHVVADDDDDDSEEEETDHKKKRRTDSVTYEELRQRLHRKIDELKGGRGGSDRPRSHEKRKKIVPNKRKRESSSVDESKAEDKGKGKLDVEEAAKDLTYGYVKIDDDEEHGKDKKKRRVSKSRELERALKLEAAKKDPEKGEVIAKKHSWQAATSRAAGIKVHDDPKLLKQSIHKEKKRHEKNAEKWKERVEGQQKVRVEKQQKRSGNIAERIEQNKLRKIAKREKKLLRPGFEGRKEGFVNEGGK; this is translated from the coding sequence ATGGctaagaagaaggagaaagttGATTCTGAATCGGATGTTAGTTGTGTGGCTGCTCATCAGCATGCTGAGTTTTTCGATAAGCTGATAGAGCTCATCCCTGCGAGATTCTACTTACCTGATGAGACGGAGAAGAAGTGGTTTCCTGGTCTTAGCAAGGCTCAGAAGGCTAGAGCCAAGAGGAAAACTACGGAGAATCTGAAGAAAGCGAGGAGGGATCGGTTGGATCCTGAGAAGTCTGGCTTGACGACTCTTGATTTGCTGAAACAGAAgatagagaaggagaagaagttgAGTCATGTGGTtgcagatgatgatgatgatgacagtGAGGAGGAGGAAACTGATCATAAGAAGAAGCGTAGGACTGATTCTGTTACTTACGAGGAGCTGAGGCAGCGTCTACACCGTAAGATTGATGAGCTTAAAGGTGGTCGTGGAGGTTCAGATAGACCAAGAAGCCAcgaaaagaggaagaagattgtGCCTAATAAGAGAAAGAGGGAGTCAAGTTCTGTGGATGAGAGTAAGGCAGAAGATAAAGGGAAGGGTAAGCTGGATGTGGAAGAGGCTGCTAAGGATCTTACGTACGGTTACGTCAAGATCGATGACGACGAGGAGCACGGAAAGGATAAAAAGAAACGGAGGGTTTCCAAGTCGAGAGAGCTTGAAAGAGCTTTGAAGTTAGAGGCAGCAAAGAAGGATCCAGAAAAGGGCGAAGTGATTGCAAAGAAGCACTCGTGGCAGGCGGCTACAAGCAGAGCAGCTGGTATCAAGGTTCATGACGACCCAAAGCTCCTGAAGCAGAGCATCcacaaggagaagaagaggcacGAGAAGAACGCGGAGAAGTGGAAGGAGAGAGTTGAAGGGCAACAGAAGGTTAGAGTGGAGAAGCAGCAGAAGAGATCAGGGAACATTGCGGAGAGGATTGAACAGAACAAGCTGAGGAAGATCGCAAAGAGGGAGAAGAAGCTTCTTCGTCCTGGCTTTGAAGGCCGCAAAGAAGGGTTTGTGAATGAAGGTGGAAAGTGA
- the LOC103855624 gene encoding cytochrome b-c1 complex subunit 8, which yields MGKQPVELKAVVYALSPFQQKIMTGLWKDLPEKIHHKVSENWISTILLLAPVIGTYSYAQHYQEQEKLEHRF from the exons aTGGGGAAGCAGCCGGTGGAACTGAAGGCGGTGGTTTACGCATTGTCACCGTTTCAGCAGAAGATCATGACTGGTCTATGGAAGGATCTGCCTGAGAAGATCCACCACAAGGTCTCCGAGAATTGGATCAGCACTATTCTCCTCCTCGCTCCCGTCATCGGAACCTACTC GTATGCTCAACACTACCAAGAGCAAGAGAAGCTAGAGCACAGGTTCTAA
- the LOC103855619 gene encoding uncharacterized aarF domain-containing protein kinase At5g05200, chloroplastic isoform X2, protein MAVSAFRGARLPFLHQSQLPVARGSSKKMIGGRKSKSFAISAQYSQTQDLFTSRLQSRIENLPKLVEDIVQTSINTGPRGVLRLVQGVQAFVGVGGEWLNDISKLTSVSGGLPTEMQLGLLSPLYLRKLFERMGATYIKLGQFIASAPTLFPPEYVEEFQNCFDKAPPVPFEDIRKILQEELGRPIESVYEYVDPTPLASASIAQVHGARLRGSQEDVVIKILKPGIEDFLVADLNFIYVVARIFEFLSPEFSRTSLVGIVKDIRESMLEEVDFNKEAQNIESFKRYLESMGLSGQATAPRVYKHCSSRRVLTMERLYGVPLTDLDSIRSLVSSPENSLITALNVWFGSLLSCESFHADVHAGNLWLLRDGIVGRISPKTWDAMEVFLASIATEEYESMASALIQMGATNRDVDAKAFARDLEKMFSSIQELDTEIVVATARGPNSDRTAVAANVVVDERQMNALFLDLVRVSESYGLKFPREFALLMKQLLYFDRYTRLLAPNLNMLQDQRISVVSNRRMNRYKDSFN, encoded by the exons ATGGCGGTCTCAGCTTTCCGTGGCGCGCGGTTACCATTTCTTCACCAATCTCAG CTTCCCGTCGCGAGAGGAAGTTCTAAGAAGATGATCGGAGGAAGAAAGTCGAAGTCTTTTGCCATCTCGGCGCAGTATTCGCAAACGCAGGACCTTTTCACTTCTCGTCTTCAAA GCCGGATTGAGAACTTGCCGAAGCTGGTGGAGGATATAGTTCAGACTTCGATTAACACAGGTCCACGTGGTGTGTTGCGCCTTGTACAAGGGGTCCAGGCCTTTGTTGGGGTTGGAGGAGAGTGGCTGAATGATATCTCTAAG TTGACAAGTGTGTCTGGTGGATTACCGACTGAAATGCAGCTTGGTCTACTGTCTCCTCTGTATTTGAGGAAACTCTTTGAACGCATGGGAGCTACTTACATTAAGCTCGGCCAG TTTATAGCATCTGCGCCAACTTTGTTCCCACCAGAATACGTCGAGGAGTTTCAGAACTGCTTCGACAAAGCTCCTCCAGTACCGTTTGAAGATATTCGTAAAATTTTACAAGAGGAGCTTGGGAGACCCATAGAAAGCGTATACGAATATGTTGACCCTACACCACTTGCATCAGCCTCAATAGCACAA GTCCATGGTGCAAGGCTTCGAGGCTCCCAAGAGGATGTAGTGATTAAGATCCTGAAGCCTGGGATAGAAGATTTCTTAGTGGCTGACCTGAACTTCATCTACGTTGTTGCCCGTATATTTGAGTTCCTTAGTCCTGAGTTCAGCCGTACTTCACTG GTTGGTATTGTCAAGGACATTCGTGAGTCAATGCTGGAAGAAGTAGATTTCAACAAGGAGGCTCAGAACATTGAATCATTTAAAAGATATCTTGAATCCATGGGGTTGTCAGGACAAGCCACTGCTCCAAGAGTGTATAAGCACTGCAGCAGCCGGCGGGTTCTTACAATGGAGAGGCTATATGGAGTCCCTCTTACTGATCTAGATTCCATAAGATCGCTCGTTTCCAGTCCTGAAAACAGCCTTATTACAGCTCTTAATGTGTG GTTTGGAAGTTTACTTTCTTGTGAAAGTTTCCATGCTGATGTACATGCAGGGAACTTATGGCTGTTGCGTGATG GCATTGTTGGTCGGATATCACCCAAAACATGGGATGCTATGGAAGTATTTTTAGCGTCCATTGCAACTGAAGAATATGAATCCATGGCCTCAGCTTTGATTCAAATGGGAGCCACAAATAGAGATGTTGATGCCAAAGCTTTTGCAAGAGACTTGGAAAAGATGTTCTCTTCTATCCAG GAATTAGATACAGAGATAGTAGTGGCTACAGCTCGCGGACCAAACTCAGACAGAACTGCTGTTGCTGCTAACGTAGTTGTGGACGAGAGACAGATGAATGCTCTTTTCCTCGACCTG GTGAGGGTTAGCGAATCATATGGGCTGAAGTTCCCGAGAGAGTTTGCACTTCTAATGAAGCAACTTCTGTATTTCGATCGGTACACGAGACTATTAGCTCCAAACCTGAACATGCTGCAGGATCAGCGAATCTCTGTCGTGTCCAACAGGAGGATGAATCGATACAAGGACAGCTTCAACTAA
- the LOC103855621 gene encoding protein ENHANCED DISEASE RESISTANCE 4, whose amino-acid sequence MASKSGQRVRLVKCPKCLKILQEDEDVPVYQCGGCSAILQAKRRSTAPKTAPSAGEAERAQASESSNTAPSAGETKGAQASELPSTPPSAGEAERDQASESPNAATSGGEAEGVQASESPNAAPSAGEAEGAQASEHLNTATSGGEAEGVQASESPNAAPSEGEAEGAQASEHLNTATSAGEAEGGQASEPPSEPETNNVSSSSGQDTVLASPSGQEDEKDQDGSMESTEKQLDGLELSQGEERNEIQLRELSLGDSDKNEEEDNSSRLKSDMKSVAGTSSGSLNDDPVMEARRTSDSSSDAFHKLEAEISPDASPIEEEQQDQEDHLFQPHRDSTDDLPANKTSSAYDGSKSSSDEREDQEENQQWNALQNIRYPQTFKEQGGSSSSTFSDKRPSGTTTHKERHQYKSLQLEGPGGRLGRQGRRHVSEQLRPDVPLYPREPYARLSPSSYPSHDVFDRYSRAHSLQMPPPYEGVDHMYHNNNTRARERGQGSRFSGEMTNHPGWYSSQMYSSYSSYSASPQRLMEQQPEYYPRWSHEIVSDAEDHQRTRHEARLRRQQPVAKRHIRPTAGGAPFVSCYSCSANLQLPVDFLIFKRKYHLLRCGTCTTVLRFSLQSRTHLVPAVTHDINANRSSNPENPSSSAAQEEEEEEEIPVARGSPLHRLMGYSTVSQVFKASQRPPSV is encoded by the exons ATGGCGAGCAAGTCCGGGCAGAGAGTTCGGTTGGTGAAATGCCCCAAGTGCTTAAAGATTCTACAGGAAGACGAAGATGTTCCTGTTTATCAATGCGGTGGTTGCTCAGCCATTCTCCAag CCAAAAGACGGAGCACTGCTCCAAAAACTGCACCAAGTGCAGGAGAAGCAGAGAGGGCTCAAGCAAGTGAGTCTTCAAACACTGCACCAAGTGCAGGAGAAACAAAAGGGGCTCAAGCTAGTGAGCTTCCAAGCACTCCACCAAGTGCAGGAGAAGCAGAGAGGGATCAAGCCAGTGAGTCTCCAAACGCTGCAACAAGTGGAGGAGAAGCAGAAGGGGTTCAAGCCAGTGAGTCTCCAAACGCTGCACCAAGTGCAGGAGAAGCAGAAGGGGCTCAAGCCAGTGAGCATCTAAACACTGCAACAAGTGGAGGAGAAGCAGAAGGGGTACAAGCCAGTGAGTCTCCAAACGCTGCACCAAGTGAAGGAGAAGCAGAAGGGGCGCAAGCCAGTGAGCATCTAAACACTGCAACAAGTGCAGGAGAAGCAGAGGGGGGTCAAGCCAGTGAGccgccaagcgagcctgaaaccAACAATGTGTCCAGCAGCTCAGGGCAGGACACGGTTCTTGCTTCACCCTCAGGCCAAGAAGATGAGAAGGATCAGGATGGATCCATGGAGTCCACTGAGAAGCAGCTTGATGGCTTAGAGTTATCTCAAGGAGAGGAGAGGAATGAAATCCAACTGCGCGAACTCTCACTTGGTGATTCTGAcaagaatgaagaagaagacaactCCAGCAGGTTGAAGTCTGATATGAAATCCGTGGCTGGGACTAGCTCAGGAAGCTTGAATGATGATCCTGTGATGGAAGCAAGAAGAACTAGTGATTCGTCTAGTGATGCTTTCCACAAGCTTGAAGCTGAAATCTCTCCTGATGCTTCTCCAATTGAAGAGGAGCAACAAGACCAAGAAGATCATCTTTTTCAACCTCACAGGGACTCAACAGATGATCTTCCTGCAAACAAGACTTCTTCTGCATATGATGGGAGCAAGTCTTCCTCCGACGAAAGAGAAGACCAAGAAGAAAACCAACAATGGAATGCTCTTCAGAACATAAGATACCCTCAAACTTTCAAGGAGCAAGGTGGAAGTTCCTCATCTACTTTCTCTGACAAGAGGCCAAGTGGGACTACCACACACAAGGAACGGCATCAGTACAAGTCTCTGCAACTTGAGGGGCCAGGAGGACGTCTTGGAAGACAAGGGAGGAGACACGTCTCAGAACAACTTCGACCAGACGTGCCTTTATATCCGAGAGAACCATACGCACGTCTAAGCCCTTCTTCATATCCATCACACGATGTGTTTGATCGCTATTCCCGTGCACACTCGCTTCAAATGCCTCCTCCATACGAGGGTGTTGACCATATGtatcacaacaacaacacaagGGCAAGAGAACGGGGACAAGGGAGTAGGTTCTCAGGAGAGATGACGAACCATCCCGGTTGGTATTCAAGTCAGATGTATAGCTCTTACAGCTCATACTCCGCGAGTCCACAGAGACTAATGGAACAACAACCTGAGTATTATCCGAGATGGAGCCATGAGATAGTCTCTGATGCTGAGGATCATCAGCGTACTAGACATGAGGCCCGTCTTCGTCGACAACAGCCTGTGGCCAAGCGTCATATCCGTCCAACGGCCGGTGGGGCCCCTTTCGTTAGCTGTTACAGCTGCTCAGCAAACCTACAGCTTCCTGTAGACTTTCTCATTTTCAAGAGGAAGTATCATCTCCTCAGATGCGGCACTTGCACCACTGTTCTCAGATTCTCGCTTCAGTCCAGAACTCATTTAGTTCCTGCAGTAACACATGACATAAACGCTAACAGGAGTAGCAATCCCGAAAACCCGAGCTCCTCTGCTGCtcaggaagaggaagaggaagaggagataCCTGTGGCTAGAGGCTCACCGCTTCATCGGCTAATGGGATATTCTACTGTAAGCCAAGTCTTTAAAGCTTCTCAGCGTCCTCCTTCTGTGTAA
- the LOC103855619 gene encoding uncharacterized aarF domain-containing protein kinase At5g05200, chloroplastic isoform X1, with the protein MAVSAFRGARLPFLHQSQLPVARGSSKKMIGGRKSKSFAISAQYSQTQDLFTSRLQSRIENLPKLVEDIVQTSINTGPRGVLRLVQGVQAFVGVGGEWLNDISKLTSVSGGLPTEMQLGLLSPLYLRKLFERMGATYIKLGQFIASAPTLFPPEYVEEFQNCFDKAPPVPFEDIRKILQEELGRPIESVYEYVDPTPLASASIAQVHGARLRGSQEDVVIKILKPGIEDFLVADLNFIYVVARIFEFLSPEFSRTSLVGIVKDIRESMLEEVDFNKEAQNIESFKRYLESMGLSGQATAPRVYKHCSSRRVLTMERLYGVPLTDLDSIRSLVSSPENSLITALNVWFGSLLSCESFHADVHAGNLWLLRDGRIGFLDFGIVGRISPKTWDAMEVFLASIATEEYESMASALIQMGATNRDVDAKAFARDLEKMFSSIQELDTEIVVATARGPNSDRTAVAANVVVDERQMNALFLDLVRVSESYGLKFPREFALLMKQLLYFDRYTRLLAPNLNMLQDQRISVVSNRRMNRYKDSFN; encoded by the exons ATGGCGGTCTCAGCTTTCCGTGGCGCGCGGTTACCATTTCTTCACCAATCTCAG CTTCCCGTCGCGAGAGGAAGTTCTAAGAAGATGATCGGAGGAAGAAAGTCGAAGTCTTTTGCCATCTCGGCGCAGTATTCGCAAACGCAGGACCTTTTCACTTCTCGTCTTCAAA GCCGGATTGAGAACTTGCCGAAGCTGGTGGAGGATATAGTTCAGACTTCGATTAACACAGGTCCACGTGGTGTGTTGCGCCTTGTACAAGGGGTCCAGGCCTTTGTTGGGGTTGGAGGAGAGTGGCTGAATGATATCTCTAAG TTGACAAGTGTGTCTGGTGGATTACCGACTGAAATGCAGCTTGGTCTACTGTCTCCTCTGTATTTGAGGAAACTCTTTGAACGCATGGGAGCTACTTACATTAAGCTCGGCCAG TTTATAGCATCTGCGCCAACTTTGTTCCCACCAGAATACGTCGAGGAGTTTCAGAACTGCTTCGACAAAGCTCCTCCAGTACCGTTTGAAGATATTCGTAAAATTTTACAAGAGGAGCTTGGGAGACCCATAGAAAGCGTATACGAATATGTTGACCCTACACCACTTGCATCAGCCTCAATAGCACAA GTCCATGGTGCAAGGCTTCGAGGCTCCCAAGAGGATGTAGTGATTAAGATCCTGAAGCCTGGGATAGAAGATTTCTTAGTGGCTGACCTGAACTTCATCTACGTTGTTGCCCGTATATTTGAGTTCCTTAGTCCTGAGTTCAGCCGTACTTCACTG GTTGGTATTGTCAAGGACATTCGTGAGTCAATGCTGGAAGAAGTAGATTTCAACAAGGAGGCTCAGAACATTGAATCATTTAAAAGATATCTTGAATCCATGGGGTTGTCAGGACAAGCCACTGCTCCAAGAGTGTATAAGCACTGCAGCAGCCGGCGGGTTCTTACAATGGAGAGGCTATATGGAGTCCCTCTTACTGATCTAGATTCCATAAGATCGCTCGTTTCCAGTCCTGAAAACAGCCTTATTACAGCTCTTAATGTGTG GTTTGGAAGTTTACTTTCTTGTGAAAGTTTCCATGCTGATGTACATGCAGGGAACTTATGGCTGTTGCGTGATGGCCGGATTGGGTTTCTTGATTTTG GCATTGTTGGTCGGATATCACCCAAAACATGGGATGCTATGGAAGTATTTTTAGCGTCCATTGCAACTGAAGAATATGAATCCATGGCCTCAGCTTTGATTCAAATGGGAGCCACAAATAGAGATGTTGATGCCAAAGCTTTTGCAAGAGACTTGGAAAAGATGTTCTCTTCTATCCAG GAATTAGATACAGAGATAGTAGTGGCTACAGCTCGCGGACCAAACTCAGACAGAACTGCTGTTGCTGCTAACGTAGTTGTGGACGAGAGACAGATGAATGCTCTTTTCCTCGACCTG GTGAGGGTTAGCGAATCATATGGGCTGAAGTTCCCGAGAGAGTTTGCACTTCTAATGAAGCAACTTCTGTATTTCGATCGGTACACGAGACTATTAGCTCCAAACCTGAACATGCTGCAGGATCAGCGAATCTCTGTCGTGTCCAACAGGAGGATGAATCGATACAAGGACAGCTTCAACTAA
- the LOC103855623 gene encoding peroxidase 52: protein MDSNKLIAFLVIVVTLLLHGNNYTVVEAQLSQGFYSSSCPLLLPIVRTAVTSAVAFDPRMGASLLRLFYLDCFVNGCDASILLDDTSSFTGEQNAASNHNSARGFNVIDNIKSAVERVCPGVVSCADILAIAARDSVVTLGGPRWRLNLGRRDARTASQAAANSSIPAPTSSLSQLITSFANLGFTAREMVALSGAHTIGQAQCRNFRTRIYQETNIDPTFAATRQQNCPITSGSGDGNLALLDSLTPFVFDNSYFRNLMSQRGLLHFDQVLFNGGSTDSIVREYSQNARVFRNDFAAAMLKMSQISPLTGSDGEIRMSCGRTN, encoded by the exons ATGGATTCAAATAAGCTTATTGCCTTTTTGGTTATCGTCGTTACACTATTACTGCATGGTAATAACTATACCGTCGTCGAAGCACAACTCAGCCAAGGTTTCTACTCATCATCTTGCCCTCTTCTTCTCCCCATCGTTCGAACTGCTGTTACTTCTGCCGTTGCATTCGATCCTAGAATGGGTGCATCTCTCCTTCGTCTGTTCTACCTCGACTGCTTCGTCAAC ggATGCGACGCTTCGATTCTACTAGATGACACATCAAGCTTCACGGGAGAACAAAACGCTGCCTCAAACCACAATTCTGCTCGAGGGTTTAATGTCATCGACAACATCAAATCAGCGGTTGAGAGAGTATGCCCTGGGGTCGTGTCTTGTGCTGATATCTTAGCCATCGCAGCTAGAGACTCGGTCGTAACC CTTGGAGGGCCTCGTTGGCGGTTGAATTTAGGAAGAAGAGATGCAAGAACGGCGAGTCAAGCGGCAGCGAATAGTAGCATTCCAGCGCCGACTTCGAGTCTGAGCCAGCTTATTACTAGTTTCGCCAACCTTGGATTCACCGCTAGAGAGATGGTTGCTCTCTCCG gcGCGCACACGATCGGGCAAGCCCAGTGCAGAAACTTTCGAACGAGGATCTACCAAGAAACGAACATTGACCCCACTTTCGCCGCCACACGCCAGCAAAACTGCCCGATAACCTCCGGCTCCGGCGACGGAAATCTAGCTCTACTGGACTCACTTACGCCGTTTGTTTTCGACAACAGTTACTTCAGGAACCTCATGAGCCAGAGAGGTCTCCTCCATTTCGACCAAGTGCTTTTCAACGGTGGCTCCACCGACTCCATCGTCCGTGAGTACAGCCAAAATGCGAGGGTTTTTCGCAACGATTTCGCGGCGGCGATGCTCAAGATGAGTCAAATTAGCCCCTTGACTGGTAGTGATGGTGAGATCCGGATGAGCTGCGGGAGGACCAACTGA
- the LOC103855618 gene encoding protein NETWORKED 4B: protein MDSPREETRLEISGDSCENSLEEFSSGLDQGASSPVTPESDRLHAALSFGNGSSDVSPNHESDSSYSELDSEAEAFYSSLNHQLVSSGTMDGLEKPMSYSELVKKLGQYEEELRTKSLKLQESEQEIEKLKGEAEKRDYDALLAELEAARREIEAKDADIETEKRRALEMQGQVVDLESQLSDLRFNVGNVVDELHASKKCLAAADAEISKLSTEKTKLESDVSSFLEKQTFLEDQIKRSDAEKMEMKSNEVKLEAEINALKTDLASRDERIEALNKDFDKHKLRYDMLMAERDGVCAEVDNLKAEMRARDIQIKQMEERVNQLVSESGNAKNTVEELREMVKELEKQAELQRNAISEGEEEKREAIRQLCYSLDHYKSGYRQLLRFLSGNKKQHQATMVV from the exons ATGGATTCTCCTAGAGAAGAAACTAGACTTGAGATCTCTGGTGATTCATGTGAAAATTCGCTTGAAGAATTCTCATCAG GTTTAGACCAAGGTGCTTCTTCCCCTGTAACTCCAGAGTCTGACAGATTACATGCAGCTCTCAGCTTTGGAAACGGAAGTTCAGATGTTTCTCCAAATCATGAGTCTGACTCTTCTTACTCCGAGTTAGACTCGGAAGCTGAGGCCTTCTACTCATCTCTTAACCACCAGCTGGTCTCGTCAGGGACAATGGATGGTCTTGAGAAGCCAATGAGCTACAGCGAATTGGTGAAGAAGCTTGGTCAATACGAGGAAGAGCTAAGGACTAAAAGCCTAAAGCTCCAAGAATCTGAACAAGAGATTGAAAAACTAAAGGGTGAGGCTGAGAAGAGAGACTATGATGCTCTTCTTGCTGAGCTTGAAGCTGCAAGGAGGGAGATAGAGGCAAAGGACGCAGACATTGAGACTGAGAAAAGGCGAGCCCTGGAGATGCAAGGACAGGTGGTTGATTTGGAATCTCAGCTCTCAGACCTGCGTTTCAATGTAGGGAATGTAGTGGACGAGCTTCATGCGAGTAAAAAGTGTTTAGCTGCAGCAGATGCTGAGATCTCAAAGCTCTCTACCGAAAAAACAAAGCTGGAGAGTGATGTTTCTAGTTTCTTAGAGAAGCAGACTTTCTTGGAAGATCAGATTAAGCGTTCTGACGCAGAGAAAATGGAGATGAAGAGCAACGAGGTGAAGCTGGAAGCGGAGATCAATGCACTGAAGACAGACTTAGCCTCAAGAGATGAGCGTATTGAAGCGTTGAACAAGGACTTCGACAAGCATAAGCTGAGGTATGACATGTTGATGGCAGAGAGAGATGGAGTTTGCGCTGAAGTAGACAATCTAAAAGCGGAGATGAGGGCAAGAGACATCCAAATCAAGCAAATGGAGGAGCGAGTTAACCAGCTTGTGTCTGAATCAGGAAATGCTAAGAACACTGTGGAAGAGCTGAGGGAGATGGTTAAAGAACTGGAGAAGCAAGCAGAGTTGCAGAGGAATGCGATATCAGAAGGTGAGGAAGAGAAACGAGAGGCGATAAGACAGCTTTGTTACTCTCTGGATCATTACAAAAGCGGATACAGACAGCTTCTGCGGTTTCTCTCGGGCAACAAAAAGCAACATCAGGCAACAATGGTCGTTTGA